One window from the genome of Hyphomonas neptunium ATCC 15444 encodes:
- a CDS encoding helix-turn-helix transcriptional regulator, whose translation MQAERWRGSLTIGDGWAILEGVAGANAPHTHLAHQLTAGIDGPLEVECFGRLQIIPSRQYVIIPSGCAHAIGPIETRLRSIYFDRASAAPAGSGQERGFSLAGSRLSAALDEFNETGSPASLMGVFTIGEQSAQPERSLTQLLDGAPDSATPGSIAHDLGVSPSRLRQMSHATFGAPISHVLQWRQLQRAARALSGNASLAQAAEAGGFSDQSHFTRRMRRWFGVSPGAGLSGLEVRIAPTRQGC comes from the coding sequence ATGCAGGCAGAGCGCTGGCGTGGCTCGCTCACCATCGGAGACGGTTGGGCGATACTGGAAGGCGTGGCGGGCGCCAACGCGCCCCATACCCATCTCGCTCACCAGCTGACTGCGGGGATCGATGGGCCGCTTGAAGTCGAGTGCTTCGGCAGGCTCCAGATCATCCCGTCTCGGCAGTACGTGATCATACCGTCGGGATGTGCACACGCCATCGGTCCAATCGAGACAAGGTTGCGGAGCATCTACTTTGACCGCGCAAGCGCCGCCCCAGCGGGTTCGGGTCAGGAACGCGGCTTCAGCCTTGCAGGTTCGCGCCTGTCAGCCGCATTGGATGAGTTCAACGAAACCGGCTCGCCGGCTAGCCTGATGGGTGTCTTCACGATTGGAGAACAATCCGCACAGCCAGAGAGATCGCTGACACAGCTGCTTGATGGCGCCCCGGACTCCGCCACGCCAGGCTCGATTGCTCACGACCTTGGAGTGTCGCCCAGTCGCCTGCGCCAGATGTCACATGCAACATTCGGGGCGCCCATCTCCCACGTTCTTCAGTGGCGGCAGTTGCAGCGCGCAGCGCGCGCACTTTCAGGCAACGCAAGTCTGGCTCAAGCGGCTGAGGCCGGCGGCTTTTCCGATCAATCCCATTTCACGCGCCGCATGCGCCGCTGGTTCGGTGTTTCGCCCGGCGCAGGTCTTTCTGGCCTGGAAGTCCGGATTGCCCCGACGCGGCAAGGTTGTTGA
- a CDS encoding YybH family protein, whose amino-acid sequence MKTYIIAIFTAALLGVAGPASAHESAHPEAPGSPAGIVDAFAAALDAGDTAALSALMAPDIQIAESGGIERSLEEYRSHHMGADIEFSKAVETKVLSRHVFEGEGLATVMTEAVSTGTFRGKDVNSRLMETMVLKQTDGDWKIVHIHWSSAKISEGDSH is encoded by the coding sequence ATGAAAACCTACATCATCGCCATCTTTACCGCAGCTCTCCTGGGTGTTGCGGGCCCTGCCTCTGCCCATGAAAGCGCCCACCCGGAAGCACCAGGGTCACCTGCCGGGATCGTCGATGCCTTTGCTGCGGCGCTTGATGCGGGCGATACAGCCGCCCTGTCCGCTTTGATGGCCCCAGACATTCAGATCGCCGAGAGCGGCGGAATCGAGCGCTCTCTCGAAGAATACCGCTCCCATCATATGGGCGCAGATATCGAGTTCTCAAAAGCGGTTGAGACAAAGGTCCTCAGCCGCCACGTTTTTGAAGGCGAAGGCCTTGCAACAGTCATGACCGAAGCTGTGTCCACCGGCACGTTCCGCGGCAAGGACGTCAACAGTCGTCTGATGGAGACGATGGTCCTCAAACAGACGGACGGAGACTGGAAGATTGTCCACATACACTGGTCTTCGGCCAAGATATCCGAAGGTGACAGTCATTGA
- a CDS encoding copper resistance D family protein → MPLLDAANLATKILLYGASLAAIGAALHGALGLHTNRRAYTWLAALVAATTLIRLLILNAQMGGSLGAALSLDQFGWTWAGGGRPALALFAGAVLLFAASIAKGRILPMLAAVSISAGFGLTGHTAGLEAPGLAPWVVAVHVLIAGFWLAAPVTLWPAPALTDRDVLARAESFSRVARFIVPLLFVSGVYLFWRINGDLTSALNSGYGRLLATKFLAALLILGLGALNMTRVTHQLATDAVSGRANLRATLRVDAVLFVLILGIIAAATTISGPVE, encoded by the coding sequence ATGCCCCTGCTGGACGCCGCCAATCTTGCAACCAAGATCCTGCTGTATGGCGCCAGCCTCGCAGCGATCGGGGCGGCGCTTCACGGGGCGCTCGGACTGCACACCAACCGTCGCGCCTACACATGGCTCGCCGCCCTGGTGGCTGCCACCACGCTGATCCGGCTGCTCATTCTCAACGCACAGATGGGCGGCAGCCTCGGCGCGGCGCTGTCGCTTGATCAGTTCGGGTGGACCTGGGCCGGCGGCGGAAGGCCTGCGCTGGCCTTGTTCGCGGGCGCTGTCCTCCTCTTTGCGGCAAGCATAGCGAAAGGTCGTATCCTTCCGATGCTCGCAGCTGTCAGCATCAGCGCAGGCTTTGGCCTCACGGGGCATACGGCAGGTCTTGAGGCGCCGGGGCTCGCCCCCTGGGTCGTTGCGGTCCATGTCCTGATCGCCGGCTTCTGGCTGGCGGCGCCCGTTACGCTCTGGCCTGCCCCTGCGCTGACTGACCGAGATGTTCTTGCCCGCGCGGAATCGTTCAGCCGTGTCGCCCGGTTCATCGTGCCGCTGCTGTTTGTATCCGGCGTCTACCTTTTCTGGCGGATCAATGGCGACCTGACATCGGCGCTCAACTCCGGATACGGACGGCTCCTTGCTACTAAGTTTCTGGCCGCACTACTGATCCTCGGACTTGGCGCCCTCAACATGACCCGTGTCACACACCAGCTCGCCACTGATGCCGTCAGCGGGCGGGCGAACCTCCGGGCGACGCTCCGGGTGGATGCGGTGCTCTTTGTGCTGATTCTCGGTATCATTGCCGCCGCGACAACAATTTCTGGCCCAGTTGAATAA
- a CDS encoding copper resistance CopC family protein encodes MHTPKLIAATLLALALSAAPALAHISVKSTSIENAAVIDSAPADFSFSFSQPVGLISFSIQTQAGEKVDLGFTPPKAPAATFTVPLPELAPGLYTVEWRTMSKDGHPMTGKSTFELK; translated from the coding sequence ATGCACACGCCCAAATTAATCGCCGCAACACTTCTGGCGCTCGCTCTCTCAGCTGCTCCCGCGCTTGCCCACATCAGTGTCAAATCGACGAGCATCGAGAATGCGGCCGTCATCGACTCCGCTCCTGCAGACTTCTCGTTCAGCTTCAGCCAGCCGGTCGGTCTGATATCATTCTCTATCCAGACACAGGCCGGAGAAAAGGTCGATCTCGGATTCACGCCGCCAAAAGCACCGGCAGCCACATTCACGGTGCCGCTGCCGGAACTCGCGCCAGGTCTCTACACCGTCGAATGGCGTACGATGTCGAAGGATGGTCATCCGATGACCGGCAAATCGACTTTCGAACTGAAATAG
- a CDS encoding copper resistance protein B, with the protein MTRAQMIATIILLSPLAAAPAFAQETPVPGSQAEAYWDKNEFKASQDALKKEHGGGTNYMILADRFEYQSGEGSPALLLEGQGWWGTDENRLWIKSEIDYDLDAGSFEETELQALWSRPVARYFDLQAGVRHDFEPGPSRTYAVAGIQGLAPYWFEVDGAVFLSEEGDLSARFEAEYEFLLTQRLVLQPRTELNFAAEDVPELETGAGLSTAELGLRLRYEFDRQFAPYVGVNWQASTGETAGFVRARGGDTETLSFVTGIRLWF; encoded by the coding sequence ATGACCCGCGCTCAGATGATTGCGACGATTATCCTGCTTTCACCGCTCGCAGCAGCGCCTGCCTTTGCTCAGGAGACGCCCGTACCTGGATCGCAGGCCGAAGCCTATTGGGATAAGAATGAATTCAAGGCGTCTCAGGATGCCCTGAAAAAAGAACATGGCGGAGGGACAAATTACATGATCCTCGCCGACCGGTTCGAATACCAATCAGGCGAGGGCTCTCCCGCTCTTCTTCTGGAGGGTCAGGGGTGGTGGGGTACGGACGAGAACCGGCTCTGGATAAAATCCGAGATCGACTATGATCTGGATGCTGGCAGTTTTGAAGAAACCGAACTGCAGGCACTTTGGTCCCGGCCCGTCGCGCGGTACTTCGACCTGCAGGCAGGTGTGCGTCATGATTTCGAGCCGGGCCCTTCCCGCACTTACGCGGTAGCCGGAATCCAGGGTCTCGCCCCTTATTGGTTCGAAGTCGACGGCGCAGTGTTCCTTAGTGAAGAAGGTGATCTCTCTGCCCGCTTCGAAGCCGAGTATGAATTCCTGCTGACCCAGCGTCTCGTGCTTCAACCGCGCACGGAACTGAACTTCGCGGCTGAAGATGTGCCCGAACTTGAAACCGGCGCCGGACTATCGACAGCGGAACTTGGCCTGCGCCTTCGCTATGAGTTCGATCGTCAGTTCGCGCCCTATGTCGGGGTCAATTGGCAAGCCTCGACCGGCGAGACCGCCGGCTTTGTCCGGGCCCGTGGAGGAGACACAGAAACCCTCTCCTTCGTCACCGGCATCAGGCTCTGGTTCTGA
- a CDS encoding copper resistance system multicopper oxidase, translated as MFTRRSLLRTAAAGGVLAASTSLLPAWARSANAGNTGIFETRGNAFDLTIGHSAVKIAGRSGHAITINGTLPGPLIRFREGEKVTLKVNNTLDEDTSIHWHGLLVPFHMDGVPGVSFPGIKPKSTFTYEFAVPQSGTYWYHSHSGLQEQLGHYGPLIIDPAGADPVEADREYVLVLSDWTFEHPHKVFARLKKDAAVYNFQQRTVGDFLKDAREDGLGTALADRTSWGAMRMSPTDISDVTASVYTYLINGHATRDNWTAIFNSGERIRLRIINASAMTIFNFRIPGLPMTVVAADGLNVQPVETDEFQIGVAETYDVIVSPTRARPFALVAESIDRSGQVVATLAPEAGLVATAPLLREPPVLTHRDMGMDMASMDHGSMAGMDHSAMPGMDHGAMDMAVSVPQGHEHRMGAGVDNVAMVQVSRIDEPGLGLESVPHRALRYSQLRSLTPNPDTRAPGREIEIHLTGNMERYMWSFDGVKLSEVTGPIIFHEGERLRVTLVNDTMMTHPIHLHGMFFDLVVGDTDHKPRKHTVTVKPAERLSFDVTADHVGDWAFHCHLLFHMHAGMMQVVSVLPRSAAAGMDAPHRDHMTSSTLPTDEPPPKEAPMTGMSHEGHR; from the coding sequence ATGTTCACACGACGCAGTCTCCTCCGCACGGCCGCCGCTGGCGGCGTGCTCGCCGCCTCCACGTCCCTCCTGCCCGCCTGGGCGCGAAGCGCCAATGCTGGCAACACAGGCATCTTCGAAACACGCGGTAACGCGTTTGACCTGACCATCGGCCACAGCGCCGTAAAGATAGCAGGCCGCTCCGGCCATGCCATCACGATCAACGGAACACTGCCCGGGCCGCTTATCCGGTTCCGCGAGGGCGAGAAGGTGACCCTCAAGGTCAACAATACCCTCGACGAAGACACATCGATCCACTGGCACGGGCTTCTGGTGCCCTTCCATATGGACGGTGTGCCCGGTGTTTCGTTCCCCGGCATCAAGCCGAAGTCGACCTTCACCTATGAGTTCGCGGTCCCGCAGAGCGGCACCTACTGGTATCACTCCCATTCCGGACTTCAGGAACAGCTGGGCCATTACGGCCCGCTGATCATCGATCCTGCCGGCGCCGATCCCGTCGAAGCAGACCGTGAGTATGTGCTTGTTTTGTCCGACTGGACGTTCGAGCATCCGCACAAGGTGTTTGCCCGCCTGAAGAAAGATGCGGCCGTTTATAACTTCCAGCAGCGCACGGTTGGTGACTTCCTGAAGGACGCCCGTGAAGACGGTCTCGGCACAGCGCTTGCCGACCGGACTTCCTGGGGCGCCATGCGCATGTCGCCGACCGATATCTCGGATGTCACGGCCTCGGTCTATACCTACCTGATCAATGGTCATGCGACGCGAGACAACTGGACTGCAATCTTCAATTCCGGTGAACGCATCCGGCTACGGATCATCAACGCCTCGGCGATGACGATCTTCAATTTCCGGATTCCGGGACTGCCGATGACGGTGGTTGCCGCTGACGGGCTCAATGTCCAACCGGTGGAGACCGACGAGTTCCAGATCGGGGTGGCGGAGACCTATGACGTGATTGTCAGTCCGACCCGAGCGCGGCCGTTTGCGCTGGTCGCGGAATCGATCGACCGGTCCGGTCAGGTGGTCGCCACTCTGGCGCCCGAGGCGGGCCTGGTTGCCACCGCGCCTCTCCTGCGCGAGCCGCCCGTTCTGACCCACCGCGACATGGGCATGGACATGGCATCCATGGATCACGGCTCAATGGCCGGCATGGACCATAGCGCCATGCCCGGCATGGATCACGGCGCGATGGACATGGCTGTGTCAGTCCCGCAGGGTCATGAACACCGGATGGGCGCCGGTGTGGATAACGTCGCCATGGTTCAGGTAAGCCGGATCGATGAGCCGGGGCTGGGCCTCGAATCAGTCCCGCACCGGGCGCTCCGGTATTCACAGCTGAGGAGTCTCACACCCAACCCCGACACACGGGCGCCGGGCCGCGAGATAGAGATCCACCTCACCGGCAACATGGAACGCTACATGTGGTCCTTCGACGGCGTGAAGCTCAGCGAGGTTACCGGTCCGATCATCTTCCATGAAGGCGAACGCCTGCGCGTGACGCTCGTTAACGATACGATGATGACGCACCCGATCCATCTGCATGGCATGTTCTTCGATCTCGTTGTCGGGGACACCGATCACAAGCCGCGCAAGCACACGGTCACCGTCAAACCTGCCGAGCGCCTGTCCTTTGACGTGACAGCGGACCATGTCGGAGACTGGGCGTTTCACTGCCACCTGCTCTTCCATATGCATGCTGGCATGATGCAGGTCGTCTCCGTCCTCCCACGAAGTGCGGCGGCTGGCATGGATGCTCCGCACAGGGATCACATGACTTCGTCTACTCTGCCGACGGACGAGCCTCCGCCAAAAGAAGCCCCAATGACGGGCATGAGCCACGAAGGACACCGTTAA